The following proteins are encoded in a genomic region of Mycobacterium sp. 155:
- a CDS encoding PD-(D/E)XK motif protein: MNRELPDARHLTFANLELLWRGGVPLILPVDGTPTCQLEFDPTAGRITLITEYQPPEPNLARLQHISFEAVYTDGREVARITVHTANNVHGAYGLLAAIADEIQIAKSPLAQAVSAGVEQYKDMLISRGGLTAEEETGLVGELIFFDYLIRTVGAGPGVDAWRGPYSEEHDFVFDGYDIEVKTTASERRRHIISGSSQLVPRHSASLWMLSLQVTRAGQADGRTLAGWVATVRTLAGGHVAYLDELLRTAGWNIADADLYPTIWGLRNRPRAYLVGPDFPAITESVLQGAVPRAGCLSDISYRLDVTDLKFDALPAPLLGFVEEGINQ; encoded by the coding sequence GTGAATAGAGAGCTTCCGGACGCTCGCCATCTTACTTTCGCGAACCTTGAACTACTCTGGCGCGGAGGAGTTCCACTGATACTCCCCGTCGATGGAACTCCTACCTGTCAACTCGAGTTCGACCCCACTGCGGGTCGCATCACCCTCATCACCGAGTACCAGCCACCCGAGCCCAACCTTGCAAGGCTGCAACACATTAGCTTCGAGGCCGTGTACACCGACGGGCGAGAAGTTGCGCGGATAACCGTGCACACCGCCAACAACGTTCACGGTGCGTACGGCCTTCTCGCCGCGATCGCCGACGAGATTCAGATAGCTAAGTCACCGTTGGCCCAGGCTGTCTCGGCGGGTGTGGAGCAGTACAAAGACATGCTGATATCGCGCGGAGGCCTGACGGCTGAGGAAGAGACCGGACTCGTGGGCGAGCTGATTTTCTTCGACTATCTAATCCGCACAGTCGGTGCAGGCCCGGGAGTGGACGCCTGGCGTGGGCCCTACTCGGAGGAGCACGACTTCGTCTTCGATGGCTACGACATCGAGGTCAAGACCACTGCTTCCGAGCGAAGACGACACATCATTAGCGGATCGAGCCAGCTCGTTCCCCGCCACAGTGCTTCACTTTGGATGCTCTCGCTCCAAGTCACTAGAGCCGGGCAAGCCGACGGCCGGACACTCGCGGGATGGGTGGCTACCGTTCGAACGCTGGCAGGCGGACATGTTGCATACCTCGATGAGCTGCTACGAACCGCTGGGTGGAACATTGCGGACGCCGATTTGTACCCAACAATCTGGGGCCTGCGAAACCGCCCCCGCGCTTATCTCGTCGGGCCGGACTTTCCCGCGATCACCGAGTCGGTCTTACAGGGCGCCGTGCCCCGAGCGGGCTGCTTGTCGGACATCTCGTACAGACTCGACGTGACTGACTTGAAGTTCGACGCATTGCCGGCCCCCCTGTTGGGGTTCGTGGAGGAGGGGATCAACCAATGA
- a CDS encoding ATP-binding protein: MIDQTDVVERIHLAPDPGLVASLGANHTLQSAIADVIDNSVDADASKVSIRLLTSSHRLVRVEILDNGHGMGGDAITKALTLGHQRDYVETDLGHFGIGLKAASFAHANVLTVWSETTSGMPVGRRIRRADFSRDFSCEVLTTDAAGGASQHRAMLFGSPAGTSVIWTDIRNSYRGKNDLEAQEWIANIEQSLRSHIGLVFHRLIEERRLDIELVVDEQDEIALAVGVPITPIDPFAYGTSGHPGYPKSLTTYAGTAAVTLTCHIWPPKSDVTGFRIGGKSGEHFQGFFIYRHDRLLQAGGWSGVAMPSPARQLARVVLDDTMAIGSLLTMNPEKHGLKFEPLFHDAVGHAAAADGTTFDKFLADAEAVYIDSKKRKRSRKPAIAPDKGFAPKLRKIIGKELPLIQGDTLSLQWKRLADSEFLDVDYADRTLWLNSRYRSLFAPERGSLNDAPVMKALLYLLTHHVFEGQYLGVKDRDEIALWKSVLGAAARAEQQMRDNK; encoded by the coding sequence ATGATTGACCAGACGGACGTTGTTGAACGAATCCACCTGGCACCGGACCCAGGCCTCGTCGCGAGCCTCGGCGCTAACCACACTCTGCAATCGGCGATCGCCGACGTCATCGACAACAGCGTTGATGCGGACGCCTCCAAGGTTTCGATTCGGCTCCTGACAAGCAGCCACCGGCTTGTGCGAGTCGAAATCCTCGACAACGGTCACGGAATGGGCGGCGATGCGATTACGAAGGCGCTGACCCTAGGGCACCAACGCGACTATGTAGAGACCGACCTTGGACACTTCGGCATCGGCCTTAAGGCAGCATCTTTCGCCCACGCCAATGTGCTCACTGTGTGGTCTGAAACCACTTCTGGAATGCCGGTCGGTCGGCGAATAAGGCGCGCGGACTTCTCAAGGGACTTCTCCTGTGAAGTACTCACCACCGACGCGGCGGGTGGCGCTTCGCAGCATCGAGCAATGCTCTTTGGCTCCCCGGCTGGTACCTCTGTGATCTGGACGGACATCCGAAATTCGTATCGCGGCAAGAATGACCTCGAGGCCCAGGAGTGGATCGCTAACATTGAGCAGTCACTGCGATCACACATTGGACTGGTGTTCCATCGACTCATTGAAGAACGCCGCCTGGATATCGAGTTGGTGGTCGACGAGCAAGACGAGATCGCACTGGCTGTCGGAGTCCCCATCACACCGATCGATCCGTTCGCGTATGGCACATCGGGACATCCTGGTTACCCCAAGAGTCTCACTACATATGCCGGCACCGCCGCAGTGACCTTGACATGCCACATTTGGCCGCCCAAGTCTGACGTCACTGGGTTCCGGATTGGCGGGAAGTCCGGAGAGCATTTTCAGGGGTTCTTTATCTACCGGCATGATCGCCTTCTTCAGGCAGGCGGCTGGTCTGGCGTTGCGATGCCCAGTCCTGCAAGACAACTCGCGCGAGTGGTGCTGGACGACACGATGGCGATCGGGTCCTTGTTAACGATGAACCCCGAAAAGCACGGGTTGAAGTTCGAACCTCTCTTTCACGATGCAGTCGGGCATGCGGCTGCCGCGGACGGCACGACCTTCGACAAGTTCCTGGCGGATGCCGAGGCGGTATACATCGACTCCAAGAAGCGGAAACGCTCACGGAAGCCGGCCATCGCCCCGGACAAGGGCTTTGCACCCAAGCTCCGCAAAATCATCGGCAAAGAACTCCCCTTGATCCAGGGGGACACCTTGTCACTGCAGTGGAAACGCCTGGCGGACAGCGAATTCCTTGACGTCGACTACGCAGATCGGACGTTATGGCTGAACAGTCGTTACCGCTCATTGTTCGCTCCGGAACGCGGCAGCCTCAACGACGCTCCCGTGATGAAGGCGCTGTTGTACCTACTCACCCACCATGTCTTCGAAGGCCAGTACCTGGGAGTGAAAGACCGGGACGAAATCGCCCTCTGGAAGAGCGTGCTCGGCGCGGCAGCTCGCGCCGAGCAGCAGATGCGGGACAACAAGTAG
- a CDS encoding DNA cytosine methyltransferase encodes MDRAERVATARAVKVLDLFCGAGGLSEGFAQASSRFVTVRAVEHDGAAAATYAENHGEDGVFAGSIEDWLKQDEVPAADVVIGGPPCQGFSALGKQDVLDHRNELWLRYADVIRMAQPKFFVLENVPAFLNSDQLKRFKRQCQPSNRLGDYTFQSKVLNAADFGAPQLRRRVIVIGRHRDLADPGFPEARYARDDYRQLKDALAGLPEVVRQVALPESYVERWGREFPGVFRTADLHLARTYEDRSLKRFAHIPPGGNRFDIPPHLLSDCWARHKSGAGDVMGRLRWDQPSVTIRTEFYKPEKGRYLHPTEHRALTHHEAARIQGFPDDYKWVGSKASIARQIGNAVPTPLAQAVAAQLLLSL; translated from the coding sequence ATGGACCGCGCGGAGAGGGTAGCTACTGCGCGTGCCGTGAAGGTGCTCGATCTGTTCTGCGGTGCCGGAGGCCTAAGTGAGGGATTTGCACAGGCATCATCACGATTCGTCACCGTTCGTGCCGTCGAACACGACGGCGCTGCTGCCGCGACGTATGCCGAGAACCATGGCGAAGACGGGGTTTTTGCCGGCAGTATTGAAGATTGGCTGAAACAAGATGAGGTGCCTGCTGCGGATGTTGTAATCGGAGGCCCACCGTGTCAGGGATTCTCAGCTCTTGGAAAGCAAGACGTACTTGATCACCGCAACGAACTATGGCTGCGGTACGCGGACGTCATCCGAATGGCGCAGCCGAAGTTCTTTGTTTTAGAGAATGTGCCAGCATTCCTCAACTCGGACCAGCTGAAACGATTCAAACGGCAGTGCCAGCCGAGCAATCGGCTGGGGGATTACACCTTTCAGTCAAAGGTATTGAACGCAGCCGATTTTGGTGCCCCGCAACTGCGTCGCCGAGTCATCGTAATCGGCCGACATAGGGATCTGGCAGATCCAGGATTCCCCGAGGCGCGGTATGCACGGGATGACTACAGGCAGTTGAAGGATGCGTTGGCTGGCCTGCCTGAAGTGGTTCGTCAAGTGGCTTTGCCTGAGAGTTATGTCGAGCGATGGGGCCGCGAATTTCCCGGAGTCTTCCGGACTGCCGACCTCCATTTGGCTCGTACCTATGAAGACCGGTCACTCAAGAGGTTCGCGCACATTCCGCCAGGTGGAAATAGATTTGACATACCACCGCATCTGCTCTCGGATTGCTGGGCGCGGCACAAGAGCGGTGCTGGGGACGTAATGGGTCGACTTAGATGGGATCAGCCATCTGTCACGATTCGAACAGAATTCTATAAACCTGAGAAGGGTCGGTACCTGCACCCCACCGAGCATCGAGCACTAACCCACCATGAAGCAGCACGAATACAAGGGTTTCCGGACGACTATAAGTGGGTCGGTTCTAAAGCGTCGATCGCTCGGCAGATTGGGAACGCGGTACCAACGCCGCTCGCGCAAGCGGTCGCAGCACAGCTGTTGTTATCCCTTTAG
- a CDS encoding very short patch repair endonuclease has translation MARQRTHDTAPEVALRRILHARGLRYRINQPLPGLPRRRADVTFARQRIIVFVDGCFWHGCPQHRTLPKRNDAWWAAKLRLNTERDRETDRRLAEAGWTVIRVWEHESPDEAADRIQRALATLPKPR, from the coding sequence ATGGCGCGGCAGCGTACTCACGACACCGCTCCAGAGGTCGCGCTCCGACGCATCCTGCACGCGAGGGGTCTTCGCTATCGCATCAACCAGCCGCTCCCCGGGTTACCGCGCCGACGCGCAGATGTGACTTTCGCTCGGCAGCGGATCATCGTGTTCGTCGACGGTTGCTTCTGGCATGGGTGTCCGCAGCACCGGACCTTGCCGAAGCGCAACGATGCGTGGTGGGCCGCCAAACTTCGACTCAACACCGAACGAGATCGCGAGACGGACCGCCGCCTCGCGGAGGCTGGCTGGACGGTAATACGAGTGTGGGAACATGAATCGCCTGACGAAGCCGCGGATCGGATACAGAGGGCGCTCGCGACGCTGCCAAAGCCCCGCTGA
- a CDS encoding Z1 domain-containing protein: protein MTAQRPQWADALKELLTGLANGQPKSLLSGLAYFAQSPVTTDDLSTYLTTASENDPTLTQLRLALARWDADEVGTYADLDGSPTSPRSDARRAAVYTALDLGPDVSVTLSARAPVFKKPVIEISKKFEPWYALARSQRTSVYWDDYERYLRDTIGWSAEAISALDETTTDVIERLSDPTRDTVKQTKGLVVGYVQSGKTANFTGVVAKAIDAGYRLIIVLTGTIEILRAQTQRRMDMELMGVENILKGQDPSDPQVAKEMDYQQDTEWLANRFLRHGIALEQDGVVHIDRVTTHRSDYKRLPQGLTKLKFHKYDKAKTLNDPANLFRSDAYVAVIKKNPAPLRKLIADLKPIQGDLAQLPVLLIDDESDQASVDTTNPSKWTKETSADRQRTTINKLITSLLELCPRAQYVGYTATPFANVFVDPDDERDLFPSDFVLSLQRPIGYMGVQEFHDVGKRWDDEDKTLATSNELAYVRSLVGDTDDDPDRRRAELQEAIDAWVLSGAIKKFRESVSTDSFRHHTMLIHESVKQAEHLATAEDVRAIWKTSRHTCAAGLRRLQNLYDMDYYPVILVRSQGHRIPDSFETLKPFIASAIAQMTTDGDPVLIVNSDKTIQEQQKKLDFEAEKVWRILVGGTQLSRGFTVEGLTVSYFRRKAGQADTLMQAGRWFGFRPGYKDLVRLYIRRDTKVDLYEAFEALLLDEEAFREELRQYEGFDSEGLPLVEPRQIPPLVSQHLPWLRPTARNKMWNAVIDSKATAGGIQDRYGLPPRGDAQNEGNLIEVGIPLLATASHKATLHYELAHGDEGDVPVKLGTVTAEQFQTLFRRLRWHPQYDEVINPFTKFLDNATSSGRITEWVVVWPQPQKSMGTVKLDGIGAAPVIRRTRRTGGRIDFVGSDRKHGNAVLGIARGEAIGGLPAADGRGVVLIYLADDRSDPSVPLSTANVVPLLSIAVPKSATPHKRDLIQWTVRVKAQEGDAAVDVESAISEHAPGLS, encoded by the coding sequence ATGACCGCTCAACGGCCCCAATGGGCGGACGCATTGAAGGAACTACTGACCGGATTGGCAAACGGACAGCCCAAATCGCTGCTCTCCGGGCTCGCATACTTCGCTCAGTCGCCGGTGACAACCGACGATCTCAGCACGTACCTCACGACAGCGAGCGAGAACGATCCGACCCTCACGCAACTCCGCCTAGCGCTCGCTCGATGGGACGCCGACGAGGTCGGCACGTATGCGGATCTCGATGGGTCGCCAACATCGCCCCGATCAGACGCCCGGCGGGCCGCCGTATACACCGCACTGGATCTGGGTCCCGACGTTTCTGTGACATTGAGCGCGCGAGCTCCCGTCTTCAAGAAGCCGGTAATCGAAATCTCGAAGAAGTTCGAACCCTGGTATGCGCTGGCGAGGAGTCAACGGACGAGCGTGTATTGGGACGATTACGAGCGCTATCTGCGAGACACCATAGGGTGGTCAGCCGAAGCAATCTCCGCTCTCGACGAGACGACCACCGACGTCATCGAGCGGTTGAGTGACCCCACGCGCGACACCGTGAAACAGACCAAGGGGCTGGTTGTCGGGTATGTGCAGAGCGGCAAGACCGCCAATTTCACCGGGGTAGTCGCGAAGGCAATCGATGCCGGCTATCGACTGATCATCGTCCTTACTGGAACCATCGAGATTCTGCGCGCCCAAACCCAGCGACGCATGGACATGGAACTCATGGGTGTTGAAAACATTCTCAAGGGCCAAGATCCTAGCGACCCGCAAGTGGCAAAAGAAATGGACTACCAACAGGATACGGAGTGGTTGGCGAATCGCTTTCTCCGCCACGGCATTGCGCTCGAACAGGACGGGGTTGTCCACATTGATCGGGTCACTACTCACCGGAGCGACTACAAGAGGCTTCCTCAGGGTCTTACCAAGCTCAAGTTCCACAAGTACGACAAGGCGAAGACACTCAACGACCCGGCTAACCTCTTCCGGTCTGACGCATACGTCGCGGTGATAAAGAAGAATCCCGCGCCTCTTCGCAAGCTGATCGCAGACTTGAAGCCAATCCAGGGAGATTTGGCTCAGTTGCCGGTACTCCTTATTGACGACGAGTCCGACCAGGCTTCCGTGGACACCACCAATCCGTCGAAGTGGACCAAAGAGACGTCGGCAGATCGTCAACGCACGACAATCAACAAGCTTATAACGAGCCTTCTTGAACTCTGTCCCCGTGCACAATACGTCGGCTACACAGCCACTCCGTTTGCGAACGTCTTTGTAGACCCGGACGATGAGCGTGACCTATTCCCTTCGGATTTCGTGTTATCGCTCCAGCGGCCAATCGGCTACATGGGTGTGCAAGAGTTCCACGATGTCGGCAAACGCTGGGATGACGAAGACAAGACTCTAGCGACCTCCAATGAGCTGGCCTACGTAAGAAGCCTCGTCGGGGATACGGATGATGATCCCGACCGGAGACGAGCCGAATTGCAGGAAGCCATCGATGCATGGGTTCTCAGCGGTGCGATCAAGAAGTTCCGCGAGTCCGTCTCCACCGATTCGTTTCGGCATCACACCATGCTCATTCACGAATCCGTGAAGCAAGCCGAACATCTCGCGACGGCAGAAGATGTACGCGCGATCTGGAAAACATCCAGGCACACCTGTGCGGCGGGGTTGAGGAGGCTACAGAACCTGTATGACATGGACTACTACCCGGTCATACTGGTCCGTTCTCAAGGGCACCGCATACCCGACTCGTTCGAGACGCTCAAACCGTTCATCGCATCGGCGATCGCGCAGATGACCACGGATGGCGATCCTGTACTAATTGTCAACTCGGACAAGACTATCCAGGAACAGCAAAAGAAGCTCGACTTCGAGGCCGAGAAGGTTTGGCGCATTCTCGTCGGAGGGACACAGCTGAGCCGCGGATTCACCGTAGAAGGCCTCACCGTCTCCTATTTTCGGCGAAAGGCTGGCCAAGCAGATACTTTGATGCAGGCGGGTCGTTGGTTCGGATTTCGGCCCGGCTACAAGGATCTGGTCCGTCTTTACATTCGCCGAGACACGAAGGTGGATCTGTACGAGGCGTTCGAAGCGCTGCTATTGGACGAAGAAGCGTTCCGCGAAGAGTTGCGCCAGTACGAAGGATTCGACAGCGAGGGGCTTCCGTTGGTGGAACCTCGCCAGATTCCACCGTTGGTCAGCCAGCATCTTCCGTGGCTGCGGCCCACTGCTCGCAACAAGATGTGGAACGCCGTGATCGACTCCAAAGCTACTGCAGGCGGCATCCAAGACCGGTACGGTCTACCACCGCGCGGTGACGCCCAGAACGAAGGAAACCTGATCGAGGTCGGAATTCCGTTGCTCGCCACAGCATCCCACAAGGCAACCCTTCACTATGAGTTGGCCCACGGTGACGAAGGCGACGTTCCGGTCAAACTCGGGACGGTAACTGCAGAGCAGTTCCAGACTCTCTTTCGGAGACTGCGATGGCACCCTCAGTATGACGAGGTGATCAATCCGTTCACCAAGTTCCTCGACAATGCGACGAGCAGCGGCCGGATCACCGAGTGGGTAGTGGTTTGGCCCCAACCCCAAAAGTCCATGGGCACAGTGAAACTGGACGGGATTGGGGCGGCGCCAGTCATCAGACGAACCCGTAGAACCGGGGGACGTATCGACTTTGTAGGCTCCGATCGCAAGCATGGCAACGCCGTCCTTGGGATTGCGCGCGGCGAGGCGATCGGAGGCTTGCCCGCCGCGGATGGCCGAGGGGTTGTTCTGATTTATCTAGCTGACGACCGGTCCGACCCGTCGGTACCGTTGTCCACCGCGAACGTGGTACCGCTTCTGTCCATCGCAGTACCGAAGTCGGCGACGCCCCATAAGAGGGACCTCATCCAGTGGACAGTCCGAGTTAAAGCGCAGGAGGGTGACGCGGCGGTGGATGTCGAGTCAGCGATTAGCGAACATGCTCCTGGTTTATCTTGA